The Amaranthus tricolor cultivar Red isolate AtriRed21 chromosome 6, ASM2621246v1, whole genome shotgun sequence genome has a segment encoding these proteins:
- the LOC130814479 gene encoding mannosyl-oligosaccharide 1,2-alpha-mannosidase MNS3, with the protein MSKSLPYSMKDVHYDNAKFRHRSLSKVFNQTMVINNVKRECLRCSTGKFLVVILLFGLAYLMLTPPRNVIPSHGVDYTRMDEDNVTVDSSTGFRRFFRKSLRLPPRLPPRLPPRLSPDEMHNRNKSLTQLEAEASKWRWKQQRVKEAFIHAWSGYKKYAMGFDELMPLSKRGIDGLGGLGATVVDALDTAMIMGTDDIVNDAGSWIETHLIERISQKGQVNLFETTIRVLGGLLSAYHLSSEASVQSASVGPKPSVYLKTATFLADRLFSAFTSSPTPIPFSDVVLRDNTSHPAPDGLSSTSEASTLQLEFNYLSDISGDQKYSVEAMKVLEHMKTLPKIEGLVPIYISPQTGEFSGENIRLGSRGDSYYEYLLKVWLQQGENPSRNLTYLHNIYEEAMKGVRHLLVRKSIPNGLVFVGELPYGASGSFSPKMDHLVCFLPGTLALGATKGLTKSKAMKENLLSFEDLENLRLAEDLLKTCVEMYSVTSTGLAPEIAYFHVQDYFEEGHDGGNKSSKYLNDIIIKPADRHNLLRPETVESLFVLYRITEDPKYREWGWQIFEAFEKYTKVDSGGYTSLDDVTSIPPHRRDKMETFFLGETLKYLYLLFGDRNLVPLDKFVFNTEAHPIPINSSAKKQ; encoded by the exons ATGTCGAAGTCTCTGCCGTATTCTATGAAAGATGTTCACTATGATAATGCCAAGTTTCGCCATCGTTCTCTTTCCAAG GTCTTTAACCAGACCATGGTGATCAACAATGTTAAACGTGAATGTCTGAGGTGTAGCACTGGGAAGTTTCTGGTGGTTATTCTGCTTTTTGGACTTGCTTATCTCATGCTTACACCACCAAGAAACGTTATTCCTTCCCATGGAGTAGATTATACTAGAATGGATGAAGACAATGTTACAGTGGACAGTAGTACTGGATTTAGGAGATTCTTTAGAAAATCACTTAGACTACCACCTAGACTACCCCCTAGGCTACCCCCTCGATTATCGCCTGATGAGATGCATAATAGAAATAAATCTTTGACCCAACTAGAGGCTGAAGCATCAAAATGGAGGTGGAAACAGCAACGAGTTAAAGAGGCTTTTATTCATGCTTGGTCTGGTTACAAAAAGTATGCTATGGGTTTCGACGAACTTATGCCGTTAAGTAAGAGGGGAATCGATGGTTTAGGAGGTCTTGGTGCAACAGTTGTGGATGCTCTGGATACAGCCATGATAATGGGCACCGATGATATTGTTAATGATGCTGGATCTTGGATTGAAACTCACCTTATTGAAAGGATTAGTCAGAAAGGACAAGTGAATTTGTTTGAAACTACGATACGTGTTTTGGGCGGTCTTCTGAGTGCTTATCATTTAAGTAGTGAAGCAAGTGTACAATCAGCATCAGTGGGCCCGAAACCAAGTGTTTACCTAAAAACTGCTACATTTCTAGCAGATCGCTTGTTTTCTGCTTTTACTTCTAGCCCAACACCCATTCCATTCAGTGATGTTGTGTTACGAGATAACACATCACATCCAGCCCCAGATGGTTTAAGTAGTACATCAGAAGCCTCTACTCTTCAACTCGAATTCAATTATCTCAGTGATATATCTGGTGACCAAAAGTATAGCGTCGAAGCAATGAAGGTATTAGAGCATATGAAGACTCTACCTAAGATAGAGGGGCTTGTTCCTATTTATATAAG TCCTCAAACGGGTGAATTTAGTGGAGAAAATATTAGACTTGGATCACGTGGTGACAGCTACTATGAGTATCTATTAAAGGTTTGGCTGCAACAGGGAGAGAATCCAAGCAGAAACTTAACGTACTTACACAATATTTATGAAGAAGCTATGAAGGGTGTTAGACACCTCCTCGTCCGAAAATCAATCCCAAACGGCTTGGTTTTTGTTGGGGAATTACCTTATGGAGCAAGTGGTTCTTTTAGTCCTAAAATGGATCATCTG GTGTGTTTTCTTCCAGGTACACTTGCACTTGGTGCCACCAAAGGTTTGACCAAGTCTAAAGCTATGAAGGAAAACTTGCTGAGCTTTGAAGACTTGGAGAATTTAAGGCTTGCGGAGGACTTGCTTAAAACTTGTGTTGAAATGTATTCAGTAACTTCAACTGGTCTTGCGCCAGAAATTGCTTACTTTCATGTGCAA GATTACTTTGAAGAAGGGCATGATGGTGGAAACAAGAGTTCAAAGTATCTGAATGACATAATCATCAAGCCCGCTGATCGTCACAATCTTTTACGTCCTGAAACAGTGGAATCCTTGTTCGTTTTGTACCGCATAACAGAAGACCCAAA ATATCGTGAATGGGGATGGCAAATATTCGAGGCATTTGAGAAATATACCAAGGTTGATTCTGGTGGGTATACTTCTCTTGATGATGTGACTTCAATTCCTCCTCATAGAAGAGATAAAATGGAGACATTTTTCTTGGGTGAGACGCTTAAGTATCTGTACTTGCTTTTCGGAGACAGAAATCTTGTTCCGTTGGACAAATTTGTTTTCAACACTGAGGCACATCCTATTCCTATTAATTCTTCTGCAAAGAAACAGTAA